In Poecilia reticulata strain Guanapo linkage group LG1, Guppy_female_1.0+MT, whole genome shotgun sequence, one genomic interval encodes:
- the LOC103472134 gene encoding growth arrest-specific protein 8-like isoform X2, whose amino-acid sequence MPPKKGKKGKKGKAGKVNPFMLLDSAPIQDMTKDQLWDFALRIQEELETVRKEKGLFKPERDKTQTVWNTTKKDLEEYEVQLRNTTVERSEVDERHREEMTVYQQKMKHVLSEQHNAVSEVKTDAVTFRSLQQKQNTELELDLRRQLRNLQMDNKEKRLQEHSSIKMLKLNHQRELMRLGGEFERRMQVLEVQKLVTTRSLAEMFQRKLMNALTEIDTFNKCHLVSLNKEHDNKRERTELTFEEFLDTKHYEHHTWKGELKKLQNQKLRWEKKISAAQQENQRLKTTLQEVQQKLPELHRRLQEHQHSKQRMEEYRAQQKLVDQELRDLTVEHELLLQAFQKTQQERDELLRRQTQSILDVQQRSGLKKILLQRKLEALSQTLEKKEAQLSAALSVCSVEPTARSNAANKLQEILESKRTAMEALQLDLDQGTQEYEQLLQRLKGDLEAAGILLFQFPFNAAQKVLEEVRSDLKAQPDRHQKDIPK is encoded by the exons ATG CCTCCAAAGAAAGGCAAGAAGGGCAAAAAGGGGAAAGCCGGGAAGGTGAACCCCTTCATGCTGCTGGACTCTGCGCCCATTCAAGACATGACCAAGGACCAG TTGTGGGATTTCGCCCTCCGCATCCAGGAGGAGCTGGAAACGGTGCGGAAGGAGAAGGGCCTCTTCAAGCCGGAGCGGGACAAGACCCAGACCGTCTGGAACACGACCAAGAAGGACCTGGAGGAGTACGAGGTCCAGCTGAGGAATACGACCGtagagaggtcagaggtcgatgAGAGACACCGAGAGGAGATGACC GTCTACCAACAGAAGATGAAGCACGTCCTGTCCGAGCAACACAACGCCGTCTCTGAGGTGAAGACGGACGCCGTCACGTTTCGCTCGCTCCAGCAGAAGCAGAACACGGAGTTGGAGCTGGATCTGCGGCGGCAGCTCCGTAACCTGCAGATGGACAACAAGGAGAAGAGGCTCCAGGAGCACAGCTCCATCAAGATGCTGAAGCTG AACCACCAGAGGGAGCTGATGAGGCTCGGCGGCGAGTTTGAGCGCAGGATGCAAG TGCTGGAGGTGCAGAAGCTGGTCACCACGCGGTCCCTGGCAGAGATGTTCCAGAGGAAGCTGATGAACGCGCTGACGGAGATCGACACCTTCAACAAATGTCACCTGGTGTCTCTGAACAAGGAACACGACAACAAGAGGGAGCGGACAGAATTGACGTTTGAGGAATTCCTGGACACAAAGCACTACGAGCATCACACCTGGAAG GGCGagctgaagaagctgcagaaccagaagcTGCGGTGGGAGAAGAAGATCTCAGCAGCTCAGCAGGAGAACCAGCGTCTGAAGACGACGCTGCAGGAGGTCCAGCAGAAACTGCCGGAGCTGCACAGACGGCTACAGGAGCACCAGCACTCCAAGCAGAGGATGGAG GAGTACCGAGCTCAGCAGAAGCTGGTTGATCAGGAGCTCAGAGACCTGACGGTGGAAcacgagctgctgctgcaggcctTCCAGAAG ACGCAGCAGGAGCGTGACGAGCTGCTGAGGAGGCAGACGCAGAGCATCCTGGACGTCCAGCAGAGGAGCGGCCTGAAGAAGATCCTGCTGCAGAGGAAGCTGGAGGCGCTGAGCCAGACTCTGGAGAAGAAGGAGGCGCAGCTGAGCGCCGCGTTGTCCGTCTGCAGCGTGGAGCCCACGGCGCGCAGCAACGCCGCCAACAAGCTGCAG GAGATCCTGGAGTCCAAACGGACCGCCATGGAGGCTCTGCAGCTGGACCTGGACCAGGGCACCCAG GAGTacgagcagctgctgcagaggctGAAGGGCGACCTGGAGGCCGCCGGCATCTTGCTGTTCCAGTTTCCCTTTAATGCCGCCCAGAAGGTTCTGGAGGAAGTCCGATCAGATCTGAAAGCCCAACCGGACCGGCACCAGAAGGACATTCCCAAATAA
- the btbd3a gene encoding BTB/POZ domain-containing protein 3a isoform X2, giving the protein MFNNEMMADVHFVVGPPGGTQRVPGHKYVLAVGSSVFHAMFYGELAEDAEEIRIPDVEPPSFLAMLKYIYCDEIDLCADTVLATLYAAKKYIVPHLARACVNFLETSLSAKNACVLLSQSCLFEEPDLTQRCWEVIDAQAELALRSEGFCDIDAQTLESILRRETLNANEMVVFEAALSWAEAECQRRDLPPSIDNKRLVLGKAIYLIRIPAMALEDFANGAAQSGVLTLNETNDIFLWFTASRKPELLFCTKPRKGLAPQRCHRFQSCAYRSNQWRYRGRCDSIQFAVDRRVFIAGFGLYGSSCGSAEYSAKMELKRQGVPMAQRVIKFFSDGSSSTFPVWFDYPVQIEPDTFYTASVVLDGNELSYFGQEGMTEVQSGKVTFQFQCSSDSTNGTGVQGGQIPELIFYA; this is encoded by the exons ATGTTCAACAACGAGATGATGGCGGACGTTCACTTCGTGGTCGGACCGCCGGGCGGGACTCAGAGGGTTCCTGGACACAAG TACGTCCTGGCCGTGGGCAGCTCCGTGTTCCACGCCATGTTTTACGGCGAGCTGGCCGAGGACGCGGAGGAGATCCGGATCCCGGACGTGGAGCCGCCGTCCTTCCTGGCCATGCTGAA GTACATCTACTGTGACGAGATCGACCTGTGTGCCGACACGGTGCTCGCCACCCTCTACGCCGCCAAGAAGTACATCGTGCCTCACCTGGCGCGGGCCTGCGTCAACTTCCTGGAGACGAGCCTCAGCGCCAAGAACGCCTGCGTGCTTCTGTCGCAGAGCTGCCTGTTCGAGGAGCCGGACCTGACGCAGCGCTGCTGGGAGGTCATCGACGCGCAGGCCGAGCTGGCGCTGCGCTCCGAGGGCTTCTGCGACATCGACGCGCAGACGCTGGAGAGCATCCTGCGGCGGGAGACGCTCAACGCCAACGAGATGGTCGTGTTCGAGGCGGCGCTGAGCTGGGCCGAGGCCGAGTGCCAGCGCCGCGACCTGCCGCCCTCCATCGACAACAAGCGGCTGGTGCTGGGCAAGGCCATCTACCTGATCCGCATCCCCGCCATGGCGCTGGAGGACTTCGCCAACGGCGCGGCGCAGTCCGGCGTGCTGACGCTCAACGAGACCAACGACATCTTCCTGTGGTTCACGGCGTCTCGCAAGCCGGAGCTGCTGTTCTGCACCAAGCCGCGGAAGGGGCTGGCGCCGCAGCGCTGCCACCGCTTCCAGTCCTGCGCCTACCGCAGCAACCAGTGGCGCTACCGCGGCCGCTGCGACAGCATCCAGTTCGCCGTGGACCGCCGCGTCTTCATCGCCGGCTTCGGCCTGTACGGCTCCAGCTGCGGCTCGGCCGAGTACAGCGCCAAGATGGAGCTGAAGCGGCAGGGCGTTCCCATGGCGCAGCGCGTCATCAAGTTCTTCTCCGACGGCTCCAGCAGCACCTTCCCGGTCTGGTTCGACTACCCGGTCCAGATCGAGCCCGACACCTTCTACACGGCCAGCGTGGTTCTGGACGGCAACGAGCTCAGCTACTTCGGCCAGGAGGGCATGACGGAGGTCCAGAGCGGGAAGGTCAccttccagttccagtgctcCTCCGACAGCACCAACGGGACCGGGGTCCAGGGCGGCCAGATCCCAGAACTCATCTTCTACGCCTGA
- the btbd3a gene encoding BTB/POZ domain-containing protein 3a isoform X1, which translates to MAAELFPAKKLVSSASSSSSSAASLQQQNLSNNNPAPGCSWQGLYPTIRERNSVMFNNEMMADVHFVVGPPGGTQRVPGHKYVLAVGSSVFHAMFYGELAEDAEEIRIPDVEPPSFLAMLKYIYCDEIDLCADTVLATLYAAKKYIVPHLARACVNFLETSLSAKNACVLLSQSCLFEEPDLTQRCWEVIDAQAELALRSEGFCDIDAQTLESILRRETLNANEMVVFEAALSWAEAECQRRDLPPSIDNKRLVLGKAIYLIRIPAMALEDFANGAAQSGVLTLNETNDIFLWFTASRKPELLFCTKPRKGLAPQRCHRFQSCAYRSNQWRYRGRCDSIQFAVDRRVFIAGFGLYGSSCGSAEYSAKMELKRQGVPMAQRVIKFFSDGSSSTFPVWFDYPVQIEPDTFYTASVVLDGNELSYFGQEGMTEVQSGKVTFQFQCSSDSTNGTGVQGGQIPELIFYA; encoded by the exons ATGGCAGCAGAGCTGTTCCCCGCCAAGAAGCTGGTGTCTTCGGCctcaagcagcagcagctccgccGCCTCGCTCCAGCAGCAGAACTTGAGCAACAACAACCCGGCCCCGGGCTGCAGCTGGCAGGGTCTGTACCCCACCATCCGGGAGAG GAATTCAGTCATGTTCAACAACGAGATGATGGCGGACGTTCACTTCGTGGTCGGACCGCCGGGCGGGACTCAGAGGGTTCCTGGACACAAG TACGTCCTGGCCGTGGGCAGCTCCGTGTTCCACGCCATGTTTTACGGCGAGCTGGCCGAGGACGCGGAGGAGATCCGGATCCCGGACGTGGAGCCGCCGTCCTTCCTGGCCATGCTGAA GTACATCTACTGTGACGAGATCGACCTGTGTGCCGACACGGTGCTCGCCACCCTCTACGCCGCCAAGAAGTACATCGTGCCTCACCTGGCGCGGGCCTGCGTCAACTTCCTGGAGACGAGCCTCAGCGCCAAGAACGCCTGCGTGCTTCTGTCGCAGAGCTGCCTGTTCGAGGAGCCGGACCTGACGCAGCGCTGCTGGGAGGTCATCGACGCGCAGGCCGAGCTGGCGCTGCGCTCCGAGGGCTTCTGCGACATCGACGCGCAGACGCTGGAGAGCATCCTGCGGCGGGAGACGCTCAACGCCAACGAGATGGTCGTGTTCGAGGCGGCGCTGAGCTGGGCCGAGGCCGAGTGCCAGCGCCGCGACCTGCCGCCCTCCATCGACAACAAGCGGCTGGTGCTGGGCAAGGCCATCTACCTGATCCGCATCCCCGCCATGGCGCTGGAGGACTTCGCCAACGGCGCGGCGCAGTCCGGCGTGCTGACGCTCAACGAGACCAACGACATCTTCCTGTGGTTCACGGCGTCTCGCAAGCCGGAGCTGCTGTTCTGCACCAAGCCGCGGAAGGGGCTGGCGCCGCAGCGCTGCCACCGCTTCCAGTCCTGCGCCTACCGCAGCAACCAGTGGCGCTACCGCGGCCGCTGCGACAGCATCCAGTTCGCCGTGGACCGCCGCGTCTTCATCGCCGGCTTCGGCCTGTACGGCTCCAGCTGCGGCTCGGCCGAGTACAGCGCCAAGATGGAGCTGAAGCGGCAGGGCGTTCCCATGGCGCAGCGCGTCATCAAGTTCTTCTCCGACGGCTCCAGCAGCACCTTCCCGGTCTGGTTCGACTACCCGGTCCAGATCGAGCCCGACACCTTCTACACGGCCAGCGTGGTTCTGGACGGCAACGAGCTCAGCTACTTCGGCCAGGAGGGCATGACGGAGGTCCAGAGCGGGAAGGTCAccttccagttccagtgctcCTCCGACAGCACCAACGGGACCGGGGTCCAGGGCGGCCAGATCCCAGAACTCATCTTCTACGCCTGA
- the LOC103472140 gene encoding striatin-like isoform X2 — MAFWAQIAFLQGERRGQENLKKDLVRRIKMLEYALKQERAKYHKLKYGTELNQGEIRAPSYDSDEGNESEASSPPNSSHQLSWKQGRQLLRQYLQEVGYTDAILDVKSQRVRVLLGLSGEPGDGPPDRRTGPMVNGTEPSSLKDSGMVSKPDLSDPATVLEAFRFIESAAAEFSDEDEEEDSESKDRTVLDLAAMVRKKPPSSSASDLSDDPDTEEALKGFDFLASPDELDGSDPRRGEDWEKEEPAALGELGWDVDQSLIAQLKEQYRKERKGKKGVKRPNRSKLQDMLANLRDTEEPPLPPAVSPPSRPSVPRLSEQEVGRPDDEPMTFLPSGGKSFILGRVDEAVSNELALGELGELAQLTVANEAESLGYDMASNSEALRKTWNPKFALRSHFDSVRGLAFHPVEPVLVTASDDHTLKLWNLQKTAPAKKCAALDVEPIYTFRAHSGAVLSVTLSSSGAQCFSGGSDGTIQSWNTPSPNVDPYDSYEASVLRGALRGHSDAVWRLVYSSPHHRLLSASADGTVRLWNAADVCPALAVFNGDGDLGVATSVDLVSSDPAYMVTSFDSGHIGLFNMETQQLVLKFDSAGPAECPCQINRVLSHPTLPITVTAQEDRHIQFFDNNTGKPIHSMVAHLDAVTCLSVDPNGLYLMSGSHDCSIRLWNMESKTCIQEFTAHRKKFDESIHDVAFHPTKCYIGTAGADALAKVFV; from the exons atggcattctgg GCGCAGATCGCCTTCCTACAGGGGGAGCGGCGAGGGCAGGAGAACCTGAAGAAGGACCTGGTGAGGCGCATCAAGATGCTGGAGTACGCCCTGAAGCAGGAGAG AGCCAAATATCATAAACTGAAATATGGAACGGAACTGAACCAGGGAGAGATCAGAGCTCCGAGTTACGACTCAG ATGAAGGCAACGAAAGCGAAGCTTCCAGTCCTCCCAACAGCAGCCATcagctgagctggaaacaggGTCGGCAGCTGCTCCGACA GTACCTCCAGGAGGTCGGATACACCGACGCCATCCTGGACGTGAAGTCCCAGAGGGTTCGGGTTCTGCTGGGCCTgtccggagaacccggagacgGCCCGCCGGACCGGAGAACCGGGCCCATGGTGAACGGAACCGAGCCGTCCTCACTGAAGGACAGCGGCATGGTCAG TAAACCGGACCTGTCGGACCCGGCTACTGTTCTGGAGGCGTTCCGGTTCATTGAGAGCGCCGCGGCCGAGTTCAGCGACGAAGACGAGGAAGAGGACAGCGAGTCCAAAGACAGAACCGTTCTGGACCTGGCTGCC ATGGTGAGGAAGAAGCCGCCGTCGTCCAGCGCCTCTGACCTCAGCGACGACCCCGACACTGAGGAGGCGCTGAAGGGCTTCGACTTCCTGGCCAGTCCGGACGAGCTGGACGGGTCGGATCCGAGGAGAGGGGAAGACTGGG AGAAGGAAGAGCCGGCGGCTCTGGGAGAACTGGGCTGGGACGTGGACCAGAGCCTGATCGCCCAGCTGAAGGAGCAGTacaggaaggagaggaaggggaaaaaaggagtgAAGA ggcCGAACCGCTCCAAGCTGCAGGACATGCTGGCTAACCTGCGGGACACCGAGGAGCCGCCCCTGCCGCCGGCTGTGTCGCCTCCATCCCGCCCCAGCGTTCCCAGACTGAGCGAACAGGAAGTGGGCCGGCCGGATGACG AGCCGATGACGTTCCTGCCGTCCGGAGGGAAGTCCTTCATCTTGGGCAGAGTGGATGAGGCCGTCTCCAACGAGCTGGCGCTGGGAGAACTGGGAGAACTGGCCCAGCTGACGGTCGCCAACGAGGCGGAGAGTCTGGGATACGAC ATGGCCTCGAACTCGGAGGCTCTGAGGAAAACGTGGAACCCGAAGTTCGCCCTGCGGAGCCACTTCGACTCAGTGCGCGGCCTGGCCTTCCACCCGGTGGAGCCGGTTCTGGTCACGGCGTCCGACGACCACACCCTGAAGCTCTGGAACCTGCAGAAGACGGCGCCCGCCAAGAA GTGTGCAGCGTTAGACGTGGAGCCCATCTACACCTTCAGAGCTCACAG CGGCGCCGTCCTCAGCGTCACCCTGAGCTCCAGCGGCGCCCAGTGCTTCAGCGGCGGGTCGGACGGAACCATCCAGAGCTGGAACACGCCGAGCCCCAACGTCGACCCGTACGACTCCTACG AGGCCTCCGTCCTGCGGGGGGCGCTGCGCGGCCACTCGGACGCCGTGTGGCGCCTGGTCTACAGCTCGCCTCACCACCGCCTGCTGTCCGCCTCGGCCGACGGGACGGTCCGGCTCTGGAACGCCGCCGACGTCTGTCCGGCGCTGGCCGTGTTCAACGGAGACGGAG ACCTGGGGGTCGCGACCTCTGTGGACCTGGTGAGCAGCGACCCGGCCTACATGGTGACGTCGTTCGACTCGGGTCACATCGGACTCTTCAACATGGAGACGCAGCAGCTGGTTCTGAAGTTCGACTCCGCCGGGCCTGCAG AGTGTCCCTGTCAGATCAACCGGGTCCTGAGCCACCCCACGCTGCCCATCACCGTCACCGCCCAGGAGGACCGCCACATCCAGTTCTTCGACAACAACACAG GTAAACCGATCCACTCCATGGTGGCGCACCTGGACGCGGTCACCTGCCTGTCTGTGGACCCGAACGGGCTCTACCTGATGTCAGGAA GTCACGACTGCTCCATCCGCCTGTGGAACATGGAGAGTAAGACCTGCATCCAGGAGTTCACCGCCCACCGGAAGAAGTTCGACGAGTCCATCCACGACGTGGCGTTCCACCCCACCAAGTGCTACATCGGCACCGCCGGCGCCGACGCGCTCGCCAAGGTCTTCGTATGA
- the LOC103472140 gene encoding striatin-like isoform X1 → MDEQAGPGVFLSGGGGSGSGGTGSARAPPPADGAAARAHYSIPGILHFLQHEWARFDVERAQWEVERAELQAQIAFLQGERRGQENLKKDLVRRIKMLEYALKQERAKYHKLKYGTELNQGEIRAPSYDSDEGNESEASSPPNSSHQLSWKQGRQLLRQYLQEVGYTDAILDVKSQRVRVLLGLSGEPGDGPPDRRTGPMVNGTEPSSLKDSGMVSKPDLSDPATVLEAFRFIESAAAEFSDEDEEEDSESKDRTVLDLAAMVRKKPPSSSASDLSDDPDTEEALKGFDFLASPDELDGSDPRRGEDWEKEEPAALGELGWDVDQSLIAQLKEQYRKERKGKKGVKRPNRSKLQDMLANLRDTEEPPLPPAVSPPSRPSVPRLSEQEVGRPDDEPMTFLPSGGKSFILGRVDEAVSNELALGELGELAQLTVANEAESLGYDMASNSEALRKTWNPKFALRSHFDSVRGLAFHPVEPVLVTASDDHTLKLWNLQKTAPAKKCAALDVEPIYTFRAHSGAVLSVTLSSSGAQCFSGGSDGTIQSWNTPSPNVDPYDSYEASVLRGALRGHSDAVWRLVYSSPHHRLLSASADGTVRLWNAADVCPALAVFNGDGDLGVATSVDLVSSDPAYMVTSFDSGHIGLFNMETQQLVLKFDSAGPAECPCQINRVLSHPTLPITVTAQEDRHIQFFDNNTGKPIHSMVAHLDAVTCLSVDPNGLYLMSGSHDCSIRLWNMESKTCIQEFTAHRKKFDESIHDVAFHPTKCYIGTAGADALAKVFV, encoded by the exons ATGGATGAGCAGGCCGGTCCCGGAGTGTTCctcagcggcggcggcggttCGGGTTCCGGCGGCACCGGGAGCGCCAGAGCCCCGCCGCCCGCGGACGGAGCCGCGGCCCGGGCTCACTACAGCATCCCGGGGATCCTCCACTTCCTACAGCACGAGTGGGCCCGGTTCGACGTGGAACGGGCCCAGTGGGAGGTGGAGCGGGCCGAGCTCCAG GCGCAGATCGCCTTCCTACAGGGGGAGCGGCGAGGGCAGGAGAACCTGAAGAAGGACCTGGTGAGGCGCATCAAGATGCTGGAGTACGCCCTGAAGCAGGAGAG AGCCAAATATCATAAACTGAAATATGGAACGGAACTGAACCAGGGAGAGATCAGAGCTCCGAGTTACGACTCAG ATGAAGGCAACGAAAGCGAAGCTTCCAGTCCTCCCAACAGCAGCCATcagctgagctggaaacaggGTCGGCAGCTGCTCCGACA GTACCTCCAGGAGGTCGGATACACCGACGCCATCCTGGACGTGAAGTCCCAGAGGGTTCGGGTTCTGCTGGGCCTgtccggagaacccggagacgGCCCGCCGGACCGGAGAACCGGGCCCATGGTGAACGGAACCGAGCCGTCCTCACTGAAGGACAGCGGCATGGTCAG TAAACCGGACCTGTCGGACCCGGCTACTGTTCTGGAGGCGTTCCGGTTCATTGAGAGCGCCGCGGCCGAGTTCAGCGACGAAGACGAGGAAGAGGACAGCGAGTCCAAAGACAGAACCGTTCTGGACCTGGCTGCC ATGGTGAGGAAGAAGCCGCCGTCGTCCAGCGCCTCTGACCTCAGCGACGACCCCGACACTGAGGAGGCGCTGAAGGGCTTCGACTTCCTGGCCAGTCCGGACGAGCTGGACGGGTCGGATCCGAGGAGAGGGGAAGACTGGG AGAAGGAAGAGCCGGCGGCTCTGGGAGAACTGGGCTGGGACGTGGACCAGAGCCTGATCGCCCAGCTGAAGGAGCAGTacaggaaggagaggaaggggaaaaaaggagtgAAGA ggcCGAACCGCTCCAAGCTGCAGGACATGCTGGCTAACCTGCGGGACACCGAGGAGCCGCCCCTGCCGCCGGCTGTGTCGCCTCCATCCCGCCCCAGCGTTCCCAGACTGAGCGAACAGGAAGTGGGCCGGCCGGATGACG AGCCGATGACGTTCCTGCCGTCCGGAGGGAAGTCCTTCATCTTGGGCAGAGTGGATGAGGCCGTCTCCAACGAGCTGGCGCTGGGAGAACTGGGAGAACTGGCCCAGCTGACGGTCGCCAACGAGGCGGAGAGTCTGGGATACGAC ATGGCCTCGAACTCGGAGGCTCTGAGGAAAACGTGGAACCCGAAGTTCGCCCTGCGGAGCCACTTCGACTCAGTGCGCGGCCTGGCCTTCCACCCGGTGGAGCCGGTTCTGGTCACGGCGTCCGACGACCACACCCTGAAGCTCTGGAACCTGCAGAAGACGGCGCCCGCCAAGAA GTGTGCAGCGTTAGACGTGGAGCCCATCTACACCTTCAGAGCTCACAG CGGCGCCGTCCTCAGCGTCACCCTGAGCTCCAGCGGCGCCCAGTGCTTCAGCGGCGGGTCGGACGGAACCATCCAGAGCTGGAACACGCCGAGCCCCAACGTCGACCCGTACGACTCCTACG AGGCCTCCGTCCTGCGGGGGGCGCTGCGCGGCCACTCGGACGCCGTGTGGCGCCTGGTCTACAGCTCGCCTCACCACCGCCTGCTGTCCGCCTCGGCCGACGGGACGGTCCGGCTCTGGAACGCCGCCGACGTCTGTCCGGCGCTGGCCGTGTTCAACGGAGACGGAG ACCTGGGGGTCGCGACCTCTGTGGACCTGGTGAGCAGCGACCCGGCCTACATGGTGACGTCGTTCGACTCGGGTCACATCGGACTCTTCAACATGGAGACGCAGCAGCTGGTTCTGAAGTTCGACTCCGCCGGGCCTGCAG AGTGTCCCTGTCAGATCAACCGGGTCCTGAGCCACCCCACGCTGCCCATCACCGTCACCGCCCAGGAGGACCGCCACATCCAGTTCTTCGACAACAACACAG GTAAACCGATCCACTCCATGGTGGCGCACCTGGACGCGGTCACCTGCCTGTCTGTGGACCCGAACGGGCTCTACCTGATGTCAGGAA GTCACGACTGCTCCATCCGCCTGTGGAACATGGAGAGTAAGACCTGCATCCAGGAGTTCACCGCCCACCGGAAGAAGTTCGACGAGTCCATCCACGACGTGGCGTTCCACCCCACCAAGTGCTACATCGGCACCGCCGGCGCCGACGCGCTCGCCAAGGTCTTCGTATGA
- the LOC103472134 gene encoding growth arrest-specific protein 8-like isoform X1 gives MPPKKGKKGKKGKAGKVNPFMLLDSAPIQDMTKDQLWDFALRIQEELETVRKEKGLFKPERDKTQTVWNTTKKDLEEYEVQLRNTTVERSEVDERHREEMTVSPPPTLWGGPAVLSVRSGPILTLSGFQVYQQKMKHVLSEQHNAVSEVKTDAVTFRSLQQKQNTELELDLRRQLRNLQMDNKEKRLQEHSSIKMLKLNHQRELMRLGGEFERRMQVLEVQKLVTTRSLAEMFQRKLMNALTEIDTFNKCHLVSLNKEHDNKRERTELTFEEFLDTKHYEHHTWKGELKKLQNQKLRWEKKISAAQQENQRLKTTLQEVQQKLPELHRRLQEHQHSKQRMEEYRAQQKLVDQELRDLTVEHELLLQAFQKTQQERDELLRRQTQSILDVQQRSGLKKILLQRKLEALSQTLEKKEAQLSAALSVCSVEPTARSNAANKLQEILESKRTAMEALQLDLDQGTQEYEQLLQRLKGDLEAAGILLFQFPFNAAQKVLEEVRSDLKAQPDRHQKDIPK, from the exons ATG CCTCCAAAGAAAGGCAAGAAGGGCAAAAAGGGGAAAGCCGGGAAGGTGAACCCCTTCATGCTGCTGGACTCTGCGCCCATTCAAGACATGACCAAGGACCAG TTGTGGGATTTCGCCCTCCGCATCCAGGAGGAGCTGGAAACGGTGCGGAAGGAGAAGGGCCTCTTCAAGCCGGAGCGGGACAAGACCCAGACCGTCTGGAACACGACCAAGAAGGACCTGGAGGAGTACGAGGTCCAGCTGAGGAATACGACCGtagagaggtcagaggtcgatgAGAGACACCGAGAGGAGATGACCGTGAGTCCTCCACCGACCCTGTGGGGTGGTCCTGCTGTTCTCTCGGTCCGATCCGGTCCGATCCTGACTCTGTCGGGTTTTCAGGTCTACCAACAGAAGATGAAGCACGTCCTGTCCGAGCAACACAACGCCGTCTCTGAGGTGAAGACGGACGCCGTCACGTTTCGCTCGCTCCAGCAGAAGCAGAACACGGAGTTGGAGCTGGATCTGCGGCGGCAGCTCCGTAACCTGCAGATGGACAACAAGGAGAAGAGGCTCCAGGAGCACAGCTCCATCAAGATGCTGAAGCTG AACCACCAGAGGGAGCTGATGAGGCTCGGCGGCGAGTTTGAGCGCAGGATGCAAG TGCTGGAGGTGCAGAAGCTGGTCACCACGCGGTCCCTGGCAGAGATGTTCCAGAGGAAGCTGATGAACGCGCTGACGGAGATCGACACCTTCAACAAATGTCACCTGGTGTCTCTGAACAAGGAACACGACAACAAGAGGGAGCGGACAGAATTGACGTTTGAGGAATTCCTGGACACAAAGCACTACGAGCATCACACCTGGAAG GGCGagctgaagaagctgcagaaccagaagcTGCGGTGGGAGAAGAAGATCTCAGCAGCTCAGCAGGAGAACCAGCGTCTGAAGACGACGCTGCAGGAGGTCCAGCAGAAACTGCCGGAGCTGCACAGACGGCTACAGGAGCACCAGCACTCCAAGCAGAGGATGGAG GAGTACCGAGCTCAGCAGAAGCTGGTTGATCAGGAGCTCAGAGACCTGACGGTGGAAcacgagctgctgctgcaggcctTCCAGAAG ACGCAGCAGGAGCGTGACGAGCTGCTGAGGAGGCAGACGCAGAGCATCCTGGACGTCCAGCAGAGGAGCGGCCTGAAGAAGATCCTGCTGCAGAGGAAGCTGGAGGCGCTGAGCCAGACTCTGGAGAAGAAGGAGGCGCAGCTGAGCGCCGCGTTGTCCGTCTGCAGCGTGGAGCCCACGGCGCGCAGCAACGCCGCCAACAAGCTGCAG GAGATCCTGGAGTCCAAACGGACCGCCATGGAGGCTCTGCAGCTGGACCTGGACCAGGGCACCCAG GAGTacgagcagctgctgcagaggctGAAGGGCGACCTGGAGGCCGCCGGCATCTTGCTGTTCCAGTTTCCCTTTAATGCCGCCCAGAAGGTTCTGGAGGAAGTCCGATCAGATCTGAAAGCCCAACCGGACCGGCACCAGAAGGACATTCCCAAATAA